One segment of Natronobacterium texcoconense DNA contains the following:
- a CDS encoding AAA family ATPase translates to MSRPTLIVYCGLPGVGKSVASAYTAEQLPAERYRSDEVRKRLFPDPEYTDEETVATYEELLSHARSELESERDVVLDATFRTKRFRDRAAAVASDLEADVEYVHVTCDVDVVRDRIENRTETVSDAEFEQHLQLRESFEPIERDHAVIDNSGSLEETYRQIDRTLL, encoded by the coding sequence GTGTCTCGCCCAACGCTGATCGTCTACTGTGGACTGCCGGGAGTGGGCAAATCCGTCGCGTCCGCCTACACCGCAGAGCAGTTGCCCGCCGAACGATACCGGAGCGACGAGGTTCGGAAACGGCTGTTTCCCGACCCCGAGTACACGGACGAGGAGACCGTCGCAACCTACGAGGAACTGCTCTCGCACGCGCGATCCGAACTCGAGTCCGAACGGGACGTCGTCCTCGACGCGACGTTCCGGACGAAACGGTTCCGCGACCGGGCGGCTGCGGTCGCCAGTGACCTCGAGGCCGACGTGGAGTACGTCCACGTGACCTGTGACGTCGACGTCGTCCGGGACCGCATCGAGAACCGAACGGAGACCGTCAGCGACGCCGAGTTCGAGCAACACCTGCAGCTCAGGGAGTCGTTCGAACCGATCGAACGCGACCACGCGGTGATCGACAACTCGGGTTCGCTCGAGGAAACGTATCGGCAGATCGACCGTACCCTTCTGTAA
- a CDS encoding HD domain-containing protein codes for MTTIKDSVHDYIELEPTAEALLDTAPMQRLRYVRQLSTVQLVYPSANHTRFEHSLGVYHLASEAVDRLPIDDDLARRLRIAALVHDVGHGPFGHQTEAAIERHLGRHHDEIGWLLEETELGTVLEDHGLDPEAVAATVDGRGPLGELVAGTLDVDRMDYLVRDAHHTGVPYGTIDHARLLYALEIVDGELALADGNVATAESALIARTLMNATVYRHHVSRIAGSMLDRASERLLSDGDVDPERFARLTDSELLATLEEHEPTAEFADRIRERNLYKRAIWARRGEVPDEFRGLEYDRTRDLEREIAEIAGVDPEHVVLDSPGEPSSPESRARIVVDGDLRRLEERSSLVAGLDACAREIWRLGVYAPEDALESVREAAATVLEVEPSATP; via the coding sequence ATGACGACGATCAAGGACAGCGTCCACGACTACATCGAACTCGAGCCCACTGCGGAGGCGCTGCTCGATACCGCGCCGATGCAGCGACTCCGGTACGTTCGCCAGCTGAGTACGGTCCAGCTCGTCTATCCCTCCGCGAACCACACCCGGTTCGAGCACAGTTTGGGCGTCTACCACCTCGCGTCCGAGGCCGTCGACCGGCTCCCGATCGACGACGACCTCGCGCGGCGACTCCGTATCGCCGCGCTCGTCCACGACGTCGGCCACGGTCCGTTCGGCCACCAGACCGAGGCGGCGATCGAACGCCACCTCGGGCGTCACCACGACGAGATCGGCTGGCTGCTCGAGGAGACCGAACTGGGAACGGTCCTCGAGGACCACGGTCTCGACCCCGAGGCGGTCGCGGCGACGGTCGACGGGCGCGGGCCGCTGGGCGAACTCGTCGCTGGTACGCTCGACGTCGACCGGATGGACTACCTCGTGCGGGACGCCCACCACACCGGCGTCCCCTACGGCACGATCGACCACGCGCGCCTGCTGTACGCCCTCGAGATCGTCGACGGCGAACTCGCGCTCGCGGACGGTAACGTCGCGACGGCAGAGAGCGCGCTGATCGCCCGGACGCTGATGAACGCGACCGTCTACCGCCACCACGTCTCGCGGATCGCGGGCTCGATGCTCGACCGGGCGAGCGAGCGACTCCTCTCGGATGGGGACGTCGACCCCGAACGATTCGCGCGCCTGACCGATTCGGAACTGCTCGCGACGCTCGAGGAGCACGAACCGACGGCCGAGTTCGCCGACCGGATCCGCGAACGGAACCTCTACAAGCGAGCGATCTGGGCGCGACGCGGCGAGGTCCCCGACGAGTTCAGGGGACTCGAGTACGACCGGACGCGCGACCTCGAGCGGGAGATCGCCGAGATAGCCGGCGTCGACCCCGAACACGTCGTTCTCGACAGCCCGGGAGAACCCAGTTCGCCCGAATCCCGCGCTCGAATCGTCGTCGACGGCGACCTGCGTCGACTCGAGGAACGCTCTTCACTCGTCGCGGGACTGGACGCTTGTGCGCGCGAAATCTGGCGGCTCGGGGTCTACGCGCCCGAAGACGCTCTCGAGTCGGTTCGCGAGGCTGCCGCGACCGTCCTCGAGGTAGAGCCGTCTGCCACGCCCTGA
- a CDS encoding phosphonate ABC transporter ATP-binding protein — MSKIVVDNLRKTYGDTVALDNISFEVPEGEFVIILGVSGSGKSTLLRCMSALTEPTEGQVLIDGEPMTSTRPEVAMIFQRHNIIGDMTAYSNALSGGIHRSGFVESVLQLQDEDEKQRALEALETVGLLDEAEQKARRMSGGQQQRVGIARALTQLPDVLLADEPVASLDPGSAQDVMGYLRRASNDRGLTTFTSLHQVNIARKYGQRFIGLHNGEKVFDGYREDLTIDVIDEIYGDIDTEGMFVTDDGDGTPARESTTENQETGATL, encoded by the coding sequence ATGAGCAAAATAGTCGTCGACAATCTTAGAAAAACGTACGGAGATACTGTCGCACTCGACAATATCTCCTTTGAGGTCCCGGAAGGTGAGTTCGTCATCATCCTCGGCGTCTCCGGATCGGGTAAATCGACGCTCTTGCGATGTATGTCCGCCCTGACGGAACCGACCGAAGGACAGGTACTGATCGATGGCGAACCGATGACGAGTACGCGACCGGAGGTGGCGATGATCTTCCAGCGCCACAACATCATCGGCGACATGACGGCCTACTCGAACGCGCTCTCGGGTGGCATCCACCGTAGCGGCTTCGTCGAGAGCGTCCTCCAGTTACAGGACGAAGACGAGAAACAACGTGCACTCGAGGCGCTCGAGACGGTCGGCTTGCTGGACGAAGCCGAACAGAAGGCTCGCCGGATGAGCGGCGGACAGCAACAGCGCGTCGGGATCGCCCGTGCGCTGACGCAGTTGCCCGACGTGTTGCTGGCCGACGAACCGGTCGCGAGCCTCGATCCGGGAAGCGCACAGGACGTCATGGGGTACTTGCGGCGTGCCTCGAACGACCGGGGGCTGACGACGTTTACGAGCCTCCACCAGGTCAACATCGCCCGCAAGTACGGACAGCGCTTCATCGGACTGCACAATGGGGAGAAGGTCTTCGACGGCTACCGTGAGGACCTCACGATCGACGTGATCGACGAAATCTACGGCGACATCGACACGGAAGGAATGTTCGTTACTGACGACGGTGACGGGACGCCAGCCCGGGAATCGACAACCGAGAACCAGGAGACGGGGGCTACACTGTGA
- a CDS encoding tubulin/FtsZ family protein yields MQLEVIGVGGAGCRIADAIVARESEQYRFVGDAFAFDTDVESAATLEAIPEEYRHRFGDTIDEGLNGNLDRGLEVGEEYVDELGRVLDQGRPSTADAFLLTVGLGGATGSGAVPHLIPRLQTVYDKPVYVLATLPAKSELSADDTVGIERPAAAGSSVEVDVGETRPLAEENAVRTLKLLDGLANAVICFDNESWLHTDENLVEARDRLNRDLATRVEALFGAGAAGDGDVAETVIDASDLARILDSTDETVVATLGYGHQNVETDDGGSRFGLGLIPTESSVDTTEAVSAVETTINKALHGKLTLECERANVNRAMVVVGGPPDWLNRKAIADGRRTVQSATGSAEILGGDAPRPDSDHVFTVVLLAGLESVDRLESLWRSRR; encoded by the coding sequence ATGCAACTCGAGGTGATCGGCGTCGGTGGGGCAGGGTGTCGGATCGCCGATGCGATCGTGGCGAGAGAGTCGGAGCAGTACCGGTTCGTCGGCGACGCCTTCGCGTTCGACACCGACGTCGAGAGCGCGGCGACGCTCGAAGCGATTCCCGAAGAGTACCGCCACCGGTTCGGCGATACGATCGACGAGGGGCTCAACGGCAACCTCGATCGTGGACTCGAGGTCGGCGAGGAGTACGTCGACGAACTCGGTCGCGTGCTCGATCAGGGACGGCCGTCGACGGCCGACGCCTTCCTCCTGACCGTCGGACTCGGCGGTGCGACGGGGAGCGGAGCGGTTCCGCACCTGATCCCGCGGCTGCAGACGGTGTACGACAAGCCGGTGTACGTCCTCGCGACGCTGCCGGCGAAGTCCGAACTGAGCGCGGACGACACCGTCGGCATCGAACGACCGGCGGCAGCGGGCTCTTCCGTCGAGGTCGACGTCGGCGAGACCAGACCGCTCGCGGAAGAGAACGCGGTCCGTACCCTCAAACTGCTCGATGGCCTCGCGAACGCGGTCATCTGTTTCGACAACGAGTCGTGGCTTCACACCGACGAGAACCTCGTCGAAGCACGGGATCGGCTCAACCGCGACCTCGCGACGCGGGTCGAGGCGCTGTTCGGCGCCGGCGCCGCAGGTGACGGCGACGTGGCCGAAACCGTCATCGACGCGAGCGACCTCGCACGGATTCTCGATTCTACCGACGAGACCGTCGTCGCGACGCTGGGATACGGACATCAGAACGTCGAGACCGACGACGGCGGCTCCCGGTTCGGCCTCGGCCTCATCCCCACGGAATCGTCGGTCGACACCACCGAGGCGGTCAGCGCCGTCGAGACGACGATCAACAAGGCGCTTCACGGAAAACTCACCCTCGAGTGCGAGCGCGCGAACGTCAACCGGGCGATGGTCGTCGTCGGCGGCCCACCGGACTGGCTCAACCGCAAGGCGATCGCCGACGGCCGGCGAACCGTCCAATCCGCGACCGGATCGGCGGAAATCCTCGGCGGCGACGCACCGCGTCCCGACAGCGACCACGTCTTTACCGTCGTCTTGCTCGCCGGCCTCGAGTCGGTCGATCGGCTCGAGTCGTTGTGGCGCTCGCGGCGGTGA
- a CDS encoding PhnD/SsuA/transferrin family substrate-binding protein: MNPAEETIDIQIQYQPLFQRIEDEFDVEIEGQPTQSYSHTLQDLDRAGEGDRVFADTSPIAVPTLGPDEIDVVGMREQHGAEQYFGTLVTTADSGITEISDLEGEAVATADAGSVSGGVAPLWLLQENGLDIGNAADGGSAEDFEWRSGVAHDLAVEELINDDTIMAAGAGGFASLPHVPAEQIEENFPEVAEISAEMPNAGSREPELRLLDASPPIPRAPIVVNTAWDEDLRYDIEEFMRDLETEELDHDAFDLADQLNLDLPDGLLEDYNDPDVSADPDEYDLDEDQQDDWSDFDDHTLWFTDIVEADHDDYQPINDFAEGLDIELDRLG, encoded by the coding sequence ATGAACCCAGCAGAGGAGACGATCGACATCCAGATCCAGTATCAGCCGCTGTTCCAGCGGATCGAAGACGAGTTCGACGTCGAAATCGAAGGGCAGCCGACACAGAGTTACTCGCACACGCTGCAGGACCTCGACCGTGCCGGCGAGGGTGACCGAGTCTTCGCCGACACGTCGCCGATTGCAGTTCCGACCCTCGGCCCCGACGAGATCGACGTCGTCGGGATGCGAGAACAGCACGGCGCAGAGCAGTACTTCGGTACGCTCGTCACGACGGCCGACAGCGGGATTACTGAGATCTCGGACCTCGAGGGTGAAGCGGTCGCGACGGCCGACGCTGGCTCGGTCTCCGGTGGGGTCGCACCGCTGTGGCTGCTGCAGGAAAACGGCCTCGACATCGGGAACGCTGCCGATGGTGGGAGTGCCGAGGACTTCGAGTGGCGAAGCGGCGTCGCACACGACCTCGCAGTCGAGGAACTGATCAACGACGACACGATCATGGCGGCAGGCGCGGGCGGCTTCGCATCGCTCCCGCACGTCCCTGCGGAGCAGATCGAGGAGAACTTCCCGGAAGTCGCCGAAATCTCGGCGGAGATGCCCAACGCCGGATCGCGGGAGCCGGAGCTTCGACTGCTCGATGCGTCGCCACCGATCCCCCGCGCACCGATCGTCGTCAACACCGCGTGGGACGAGGACCTTCGGTACGACATCGAGGAGTTCATGCGTGACCTCGAGACCGAGGAACTCGACCACGACGCCTTCGACCTGGCCGACCAACTCAACCTCGACCTGCCCGACGGCCTCCTCGAGGATTACAACGATCCAGACGTGTCGGCGGATCCGGACGAGTACGATCTCGACGAGGACCAGCAGGACGACTGGAGTGACTTCGACGACCACACCCTCTGGTTCACGGACATCGTCGAAGCCGACCACGACGACTACCAGCCGATCAACGACTTCGCCGAGGGCCTCGATATCGAACTCGACCGACTGGGATAA
- a CDS encoding endonuclease NucS domain-containing protein, which translates to MIDDSIRVLAGDCTVITETGDREEYRGRMTTIVKPDNTVLVHDTDGYQPVAWLTRADSVSSDRSDGFTLVAKKDSQRLRIAAHDQDGFANYPASAAGPLVGTCPDCSGALVRSKGVHCVDCGDRYGVPADATIRDDAANCECGLPRMRVERGLAFNVCLDRDCESLDEAVTEAFDREWNCPEPDCDGDLRILRRGGLIAGCEHYPDCDTGFAIPAGVVDGECGCGLPTFDTGGETRCLDATCEQVRQRRVDPEPGAASDD; encoded by the coding sequence ATGATCGACGACTCGATCCGCGTCCTCGCGGGCGACTGCACGGTGATCACCGAAACGGGCGACCGAGAGGAGTACCGCGGGCGAATGACGACGATCGTCAAACCCGACAACACCGTCCTCGTCCACGACACGGACGGCTACCAGCCGGTCGCGTGGCTGACCAGGGCCGACAGCGTCTCGAGCGATCGCTCAGACGGATTCACCCTCGTCGCGAAGAAGGACTCCCAGCGGCTACGCATCGCGGCTCACGACCAGGACGGTTTCGCGAACTATCCAGCCTCGGCAGCAGGACCGCTCGTGGGTACCTGTCCGGACTGCAGCGGCGCGCTCGTCCGGTCGAAGGGCGTCCACTGCGTCGATTGCGGCGATCGGTACGGCGTACCGGCCGACGCCACGATCCGCGACGACGCAGCGAACTGCGAGTGTGGGCTCCCGCGGATGCGCGTCGAGCGCGGTCTGGCGTTCAACGTCTGTCTGGACCGGGACTGTGAGTCGCTGGACGAGGCAGTCACCGAGGCGTTCGACCGCGAGTGGAACTGTCCCGAACCGGACTGCGACGGCGACCTGCGGATCCTCAGACGCGGCGGGCTCATCGCCGGCTGCGAACACTACCCCGACTGCGACACCGGCTTTGCGATCCCGGCCGGCGTCGTCGACGGCGAGTGCGGCTGTGGCCTGCCGACGTTCGACACCGGCGGCGAGACGAGGTGTCTCGACGCGACCTGCGAACAGGTCCGTCAGCGCCGGGTCGATCCCGAGCCCGGTGCGGCCAGCGACGACTAA
- the phnE gene encoding phosphonate ABC transporter, permease protein PhnE, with the protein MDESPPLESASPQINEQFENIRQTRRRRALGWLVGIISLTFVTLQGLVATEFFSERTHFTWSHFAGRMSDYFPVTEYSASLPDIGIPFLDVTIPLPDVGVPFLDLGSYWEFVQANDLIYDPEVGSLIFQFPPYLGDIYAFFFEELGMFTLFGEAGTTLAMGLVGTILGFPLALLFSVLGSERVTPFPINFIFRGIMSFIRAIPAIIWALIFVALVGLGAAAATLAIALNTIGNLGRLFVEELEELEEGPIEAMQTTGANKPQLVFFGMLSQVKTSFIAWTLYIFEINVRSAVTVGVIGAGGLGAVVASQEAMMAFDNMMATLFVIFVLIFLVELFSQRLRARLRSDEEKQSIQELIAGFPNRMADSLLR; encoded by the coding sequence GTGGACGAATCGCCGCCACTCGAGTCCGCGAGTCCACAGATAAACGAACAGTTCGAGAACATCCGGCAGACGCGACGTCGACGAGCACTCGGCTGGCTCGTGGGAATCATCTCGCTTACGTTTGTCACTCTGCAAGGACTCGTCGCGACGGAATTCTTCTCCGAGCGAACGCACTTCACGTGGAGTCACTTCGCCGGACGGATGAGCGATTACTTTCCGGTGACGGAGTACTCCGCATCGCTCCCGGATATCGGCATCCCGTTTCTCGACGTCACAATCCCGCTCCCGGATGTCGGCGTTCCGTTCCTCGACCTCGGCAGTTACTGGGAGTTCGTTCAGGCGAACGATCTGATCTACGATCCCGAGGTCGGTAGCCTGATCTTCCAGTTCCCGCCGTATCTCGGCGATATTTACGCGTTCTTCTTCGAAGAGCTTGGCATGTTCACGCTCTTCGGTGAGGCCGGGACGACGCTCGCGATGGGGCTCGTCGGGACTATCCTCGGCTTCCCGCTCGCGTTACTGTTCAGCGTGCTCGGCTCCGAGCGGGTGACGCCGTTCCCGATCAACTTCATCTTCCGGGGGATCATGTCCTTTATCCGCGCGATTCCGGCGATCATCTGGGCGCTCATCTTCGTCGCGCTCGTCGGCCTCGGTGCCGCTGCAGCGACGCTCGCGATCGCGCTCAACACGATCGGGAACCTCGGCCGCCTGTTCGTCGAAGAACTCGAGGAACTCGAGGAGGGCCCGATCGAGGCGATGCAGACGACTGGTGCGAACAAGCCCCAGCTCGTCTTCTTCGGGATGTTGAGTCAGGTGAAGACCTCGTTTATCGCCTGGACGCTGTACATCTTCGAGATCAACGTCCGGTCGGCCGTGACCGTCGGCGTCATCGGTGCCGGTGGACTCGGTGCGGTCGTCGCCTCGCAGGAGGCGATGATGGCGTTCGACAACATGATGGCGACGCTGTTCGTCATCTTCGTGCTCATCTTCCTCGTCGAACTGTTCAGCCAGCGGCTACGCGCCCGGCTTCGATCCGACGAGGAGAAACAGAGCATTCAGGAACTCATCGCCGGGTTCCCGAACCGGATGGCCGACTCGCTCCTGCGGTAA
- the endA gene encoding tRNA-intron lyase, translating to MSLEGRFDEETGVVTVGHDARQRYHDSRGYGYPVSGNEIALSPVEAAHLLYRGDLEAIVDDDGDRLDFQSFVAQEPGEEFGVRFLVYSDLRERGFYLSPAEEPWIDEPPAGEVDFAVFPRGKGPGDGEIAYALRVIGERTDVPATELSAGVLAVVDEESEITYFEVDRRNPTGSSNPDVALPDRCDADLLEDRVVVWDPPVALYERTFYGQPLEGREYDEPTLQCSLLEAAYLAEEGAIDLEPSTVRERGREVEGERFDRRLTVYTELRERDVVPKTGYKFGADFRTYADVDSVDDLSHSELLVRVHPAEHVFEPRDIALDVRLAHGVRKTMVFALVDDDETIEWWSLERLTP from the coding sequence ATGTCTCTCGAGGGGCGGTTCGACGAGGAGACGGGCGTCGTCACCGTCGGTCACGACGCACGCCAGCGCTATCACGACTCGCGGGGGTACGGCTATCCGGTTTCGGGCAACGAAATCGCTCTCTCGCCGGTCGAGGCGGCACATCTGCTGTACAGGGGTGACCTCGAGGCGATCGTCGACGACGATGGCGACCGCCTGGATTTCCAGTCGTTCGTCGCGCAGGAACCGGGCGAGGAGTTCGGCGTCCGCTTTCTGGTCTACTCGGACCTGCGCGAGCGGGGGTTCTACCTCTCGCCGGCCGAAGAGCCGTGGATCGACGAGCCGCCAGCGGGTGAGGTCGACTTCGCGGTCTTCCCACGGGGAAAGGGTCCTGGCGACGGCGAAATCGCCTACGCCTTGCGGGTGATCGGCGAGCGGACGGACGTCCCCGCCACGGAGCTGTCGGCCGGCGTCCTCGCGGTGGTCGACGAGGAAAGCGAGATCACGTACTTCGAAGTCGATCGCCGGAATCCCACGGGTTCCTCGAATCCCGACGTCGCCCTCCCCGACCGCTGTGACGCCGACCTGCTCGAGGACCGGGTCGTCGTCTGGGACCCACCCGTAGCGCTCTACGAGCGGACGTTCTACGGCCAGCCGCTCGAGGGCCGGGAGTACGACGAGCCGACGCTGCAGTGTTCGCTGCTCGAGGCGGCCTACCTCGCCGAAGAGGGGGCGATCGACCTCGAGCCGTCGACGGTGCGCGAACGCGGCCGCGAGGTCGAGGGCGAGCGATTCGACCGGCGGCTGACGGTCTACACGGAACTGCGCGAGCGCGACGTCGTCCCGAAGACGGGGTACAAGTTCGGCGCGGACTTCCGGACCTACGCCGACGTCGACTCCGTGGACGATCTGAGCCACTCCGAACTCCTGGTCCGGGTGCATCCCGCAGAACACGTCTTCGAACCCCGCGATATCGCACTCGACGTTCGGCTCGCCCACGGCGTCCGCAAGACGATGGTGTTCGCGCTGGTCGACGACGACGAAACGATCGAGTGGTGGTCGCTCGAGCGGTTGACCCCCTGA